Genomic DNA from Hordeum vulgare subsp. vulgare chromosome 2H, MorexV3_pseudomolecules_assembly, whole genome shotgun sequence:
tgaactggaagaagaagaagagaagaaggcgtACCTGCTTGCACTGTCTCTTGAGTTTGAGGTTGTCCTCGACGAGCCGGCGGACCTCCTTCTCGAGCTCCTGCGTGTAGGCCCTCTTCCTGGCCCTGGACCGCAGAGCCGACTCCCTGTTCTTCATCGCCCGGACGCTCTTCTGGCCGTCGTCGCTGCTGACGGCCAGGTGCTGGTCCTCCCCGCCGGTGCCGATgctgagggagagggagggcaggCGGGCCGGCCGAACGGCGGTGCTGGAGATGGAGGGGAGGGAGCTGAAGCCGCTCAGGCTCAGCTGCGGGCTGCCGGGCTCCTCCCACGACATCCCTATCTACGCCCGCGTGGTGTGCGTACTGTGCTGTGGCGTGGACGTGCAGTTGAAAGTGGATGGAACACAGGAGCTACAGGTCAAGCAGTGGATGATGAAGACGAAGGCGGAGCTAAGGTACTAGGTGAACAATCGAATCAAACGGGGTGGGATTCGCCGACTTTAGGTCATGTCACCTGTGGTGACTGACGTGTGGGGCGACAAAGAAACAGGCCCAGTTGGCAGTGACACGAAGTGACCTGAACTACGTGTAAATCTGAACCGCAATCAAACACACCACGTGAGCTCGCTGCTATCTGCTTTGCAGGAAAGCAGTCACAGGAGTGAAGCAGAGAGACGGGGCCCAGTCCCAGACGAAGGAGGATGGCCCAGCTTCAGTACTCATCGGACGGACCGGATCAGATGGCATCATCCATCACGTCCCGCCAGAAAGTAGTCCTCTTCCGTGCAGGCAGGCAGAGGCAGGGCCTCTGAATGAGGATGCTTTTCGCGGCACACGCACAGCCACAGGTTGCCTGGCTGGGCTTCAGTGCCCGTACGGCCATCGTGCGCCACTCCACTCGTCTCGTCGCGCTCACTCGCTACAGTGAGTCCATCACATTAGTACAACTCACAATATACTCCATCTTacagaacaaaatgagtgaatctacactttaaaatatgtctatatgcatccgtatgtagttcatagtgtaatctataaaaggtcttatatttaggaacggatagaGTAGTTCTGGAGACGTAGAGCTTATTCACCTGCCTCTCGGCCTGGAAATCTTATAAGTATGACCCTCCTCCGAACTCCAAATGGCCGGGCCGCGTTCGTTTGATGGTAAACACGTCAGAACAGCTGGTCCAACGCATCAAAACAAACAGATTAATGTTTATTTTTGcatgttttctatttttctcCGGCTTAATTTTGAACTGTATTTATGGTGCAATGGACACGCACGGACGGGTGGGACGCATGGCCTTGGCCTTTC
This window encodes:
- the LOC123427790 gene encoding ABSCISIC ACID-INSENSITIVE 5-like protein 2 yields the protein MSWEEPGSPQLSLSGFSSLPSISSTAVRPARLPSLSLSIGTGGEDQHLAVSSDDGQKSVRAMKNRESALRSRARKRAYTQELEKEVRRLVEDNLKLKRQCKQLQSEIAALNAQQPSNKQGSPHRRTSSTQF